Sequence from the Pseudomonas frederiksbergensis genome:
AACCCGACCTCATCACGATGGAAAACGTCTGGCAGATCCTGCAATGGGGCCCCCTGATAGCCAAGCGATGCAAAACCACCGGCCGAGTGGTTCGCCGCGATGGCAGCGTGGCTGCACCAGGTGAGCGCATTCCAGTTCAGGATCAATACCTAGTGCCTGATCCGAAACGTAAGGGCAAGACATGGCACCGCTTCCTGCAGATCCTCAAGAACATGGGTTATGACATTCTGCATGGAAAGCTCAAAGCCTGTGATTATGGCGCCGCCACCACCCGCGAGCGGCTCTACCTCGTCGCTCGATGCGATGGCAAGCCGCTGTATTGGCCGGAGCCGACACACTTCAAAGCGCCCACAAAGGGCCGAAAGGCTTGGCGCAACGCAGCCAGCATCATCGACTGGTCTATCCCCTGCCCGAGCATCTTCCTGACGAAAGAAGAAGGCCGTGCCGCTGGTGTTCGACGGCCATTGGCAGACAAGACCATGGAGCGCGTGCGCAAAGGTGCTCGCCGCTATGTGGTTGATCATGCCGATCCGTTCATCGTAAGCGTCAACCATTCAGGCGATGACACTGCGCGATGCCAGTCCGTGCAAGATCCAACCAAGACCATCACCGGAGCGCATGGCTTCGCCCTGGTGACGCCACAAGTCGCGCCTTTCCTCACAGAGCACGCCAATGCAACATCCCAGCGAACCATGCCTGCTGATGCACCGCTGGGAACCATCTGCGCACAGGTCAAGGGCGGACACTTCGCACTCGCAGTGGCCTACATTGCACAACACAACGGCGGCTTCAACGAAACGTTGGGCCGGCAACCAGATCAGCCACTTACAGCAATAACCACCACAGGCAGCCAGCAACAGCTGGTGACCGCCAATCTGCTGACCCTGCGCAAGAACTGTGTGGGCAGCGCAATGGATAAGCCGGTCTCAACTATCTGTGCCGGCGCAGAACATCACGCGCTGCTCGAGTACACACTTGCACCAGACGTGGAGGAAGGCGCTCTGCGCGTTGCCGCTTTCCTGATGGGGTACTACGGCACCGACAACATCTACGACCTGCGCGACCCGGCTGCCACGATCACCACACGGGATCGGCTGGCACTGGTTACCGTGGTGATCAAGGGCACGCCGTACGTCATCGTCGACATTGGCATGCGCATGCTGACGCCCCGGGAGCTTTATCGAGCCCAGGGCTTCCCGGATAACTATGTTATCGACCATGGCCACGACGGCAGGAAGTTCAGCAAGAAAGATCAGGTACTGATGGTGGGGAACTCAGTCTCTCCTTGGCCGATGATGGCTCTACTAAAAGCAAACTTG
This genomic interval carries:
- a CDS encoding DNA cytosine methyltransferase, which gives rise to MTVFSQTPISSAVITQFGLDLMGKIRVDLFAGGGGATMGQEMATGKAVDIAINHNPKAISMHKRNHPGAEHYISDVYEVCPRKATRGRTVAHLHASPECTHHSLAAGGQPRSSASRSLSWVTVKWAGQVKPDLITMENVWQILQWGPLIAKRCKTTGRVVRRDGSVAAPGERIPVQDQYLVPDPKRKGKTWHRFLQILKNMGYDILHGKLKACDYGAATTRERLYLVARCDGKPLYWPEPTHFKAPTKGRKAWRNAASIIDWSIPCPSIFLTKEEGRAAGVRRPLADKTMERVRKGARRYVVDHADPFIVSVNHSGDDTARCQSVQDPTKTITGAHGFALVTPQVAPFLTEHANATSQRTMPADAPLGTICAQVKGGHFALAVAYIAQHNGGFNETLGRQPDQPLTAITTTGSQQQLVTANLLTLRKNCVGSAMDKPVSTICAGAEHHALLEYTLAPDVEEGALRVAAFLMGYYGTDNIYDLRDPAATITTRDRLALVTVVIKGTPYVIVDIGMRMLTPRELYRAQGFPDNYVIDHGHDGRKFSKKDQVLMVGNSVSPWPMMALLKANLTQDENAMMEAA